Sequence from the Deltaproteobacteria bacterium genome:
GGCACTCAGATTGTTATCGAAGGCGGGAATTTCCCAAGTAATCCTATTGTGACTTTTGGCGGCATCGCAGGCACAGCAATCACCGTATACAACAATGTATACCCGACGGGATGGAGAACAATTTGGGTTACAACGCCACCGGGAACGGGTGTAGTAGATCTACAAATTGAAAACCCCAATACTGTCTATTTAGCGGACGAAGATTCAGTGCCCTATGTTGTGGGAGAATTTACTTATGACGTGCCCGAAGTCGATCCTACAGACGCAGCGGACGCGAGCGATGCAGCAGATCCATCGGATAGCAGTGACGCGGCAGACGCGAGCGATGCAGCAGATCCATCGGATAGTAGCGACGCGGCGGATACTACAGATCCATCGGATAGCAGTGACGCGGCGGACGTGAGTGATGCTACAGATCCATCGGATAGTAGCGACGCGGCAGATGCCAGCGATGCAGCGGACACTGCGGATCCATCGGGGACTTAATTAAGGGACGAGATAATTGGGAAGAACAGGTTTTTGTTCTGTGCCAAAGATCAGTGCCGTCTGAATATGGGCAACTTCTTCTCGTGTTGTGAATGCATCGAGAGCCAAGTCTCTTAGATGATCTGAATCACGGACAGCCACGTGAACAAGATAATCGTGGGTACCAGCGACGTGGTAGATGGCCATCGCTTCTGGGAGAGTCATCAAGTGCTGATGGAAGCTCTCAACCATAT
This genomic interval carries:
- a CDS encoding Lrp/AsnC family transcriptional regulator produces the protein MKLDEIDHKILETLQNDARLSNKELAASVGLAPSSCLERVRRLRNNGVLKGFHARVNPKNLNIGLEAMISVQLQRHSRDMVESFHQHLMTLPEAMAIYHVAGTHDYLVHVAVRDSDHLRDLALDAFTTREEVAHIQTALIFGTEQKPVLPNYLVP